Proteins found in one Deltaproteobacteria bacterium genomic segment:
- a CDS encoding flavin reductase family protein gives MFYEPRMNNHGLPHDPFKSCVTPRPIGWISTISVDGISNLAPYSQFQNLTFDPPYVMFAANQNTAGRRKDSVVNAEQTREFVYNMATFDLREAVNISAQEVPPDVDEFEMAGVSKTPSRLVKPYRVAESPVQFECRYHQTLRLPGNGKMGTTDVVIGEVLGIHIRDEFILPDGKLDILKIKPLARLGYYDYTIVESIFEMVIPGINEDLRAGMEGASKKVR, from the coding sequence ATGTTCTATGAACCCCGGATGAATAATCATGGACTGCCCCACGATCCCTTTAAATCATGCGTGACCCCCCGGCCCATCGGCTGGATTTCCACCATCAGCGTGGATGGCATATCCAACCTCGCCCCCTACAGCCAGTTCCAGAACCTCACCTTTGATCCTCCCTATGTCATGTTTGCAGCCAACCAGAACACTGCCGGCCGCCGGAAGGATTCGGTGGTCAACGCCGAACAGACCAGGGAATTCGTATACAATATGGCCACCTTCGATCTCCGGGAGGCCGTGAATATCTCCGCCCAGGAGGTTCCCCCGGACGTGGATGAATTTGAGATGGCAGGTGTGAGCAAGACACCCTCCAGGCTCGTGAAACCGTATCGGGTGGCTGAATCGCCCGTTCAGTTCGAATGCCGATATCACCAGACGCTGCGGCTTCCGGGCAACGGTAAGATGGGGACGACGGATGTGGTCATCGGGGAGGTATTGGGCATCCACATCAGGGACGAATTCATCCTCCCCGATGGAAAGCTGGACATTCTCAAAATAAAACCCCTTGCCCGTCTCGGATATTATGACTACACAATTGTTGAATCCATTTTTGAAATGGTCATCCCGGGGATCAACGAAGATCTGCGCGCCGGCATGGAGGGCGCATCAAAAAAAGTCCGATAG
- a CDS encoding TRAP transporter small permease yields the protein MSSIERPVKTLVRYMYYVAGAALVLMMVITCVDIVLRLSVTLYARYGWEVLSPFQPLPGTYELVCFLGSTAAAFAMAHTLVESGHVAVSVLVRLFSEKTQAVFQIVTSSMAFIFFGLLSWQSVVYAQKLKKWGEVSMTLELPYYPFVYGMALSAAAVCLVLLVTVISEGGKVGGK from the coding sequence ATGAGTTCTATTGAAAGACCGGTCAAAACACTGGTCAGATACATGTATTATGTTGCGGGCGCAGCACTTGTCCTGATGATGGTGATCACCTGCGTGGATATTGTCTTGAGGCTGTCCGTAACCCTCTATGCAAGGTACGGATGGGAGGTCCTTTCTCCATTTCAGCCGTTACCCGGAACCTATGAATTGGTATGCTTTCTCGGCTCAACAGCCGCTGCCTTTGCCATGGCCCACACCCTGGTGGAATCCGGCCATGTGGCTGTCAGCGTGTTGGTCCGGCTCTTTTCTGAAAAGACACAGGCCGTTTTCCAGATCGTCACCAGTTCAATGGCATTCATATTCTTCGGCCTGCTTTCCTGGCAGTCTGTTGTGTATGCACAGAAACTGAAGAAGTGGGGCGAGGTCTCCATGACCCTGGAACTTCCCTACTATCCCTTTGTATACGGAATGGCCCTGTCGGCAGCTGCGGTGTGTCTGGTTCTCCTCGTGACGGTGATCAGTGAAGGCGGGAAGGTAGGTGGCAAATGA
- a CDS encoding acyl-CoA dehydrogenase family protein codes for MEQGIYTQEHQIFRDTFKKFVAREITPNVPQWEADRAVPRSLWSKMGEQGFLCPWLPEEYGGLGLGFEYSVIINEELIRGDGFGVGVPLHSDVVTPYIYSYARPEIKERWLPGCATGEVITAVGFTEPNAGSDLAAIRTKGVRKGDSYAISGQKTFITNGAFADLIVVAVKTDSDAGYRGISLILVDKDAPGFSRGRKLEKMGYHMQDTSELFFDDCRVPASHLLGEVGSGFKYMMEKLQQERLEVCIKCQVNAEEALKEAIDYAKVREAFGRRIGDHQQIAFKLAEMATEVELGRTFLDRLIEDHIRGKNIVQRVSMAKYWLGEMVNRIAYQAVQIHGGYGYMEEYRICRIYRDVRALSIFAGTSEIMKLIISRNLGLKA; via the coding sequence ATGGAACAGGGCATTTACACCCAAGAGCATCAGATATTTCGGGACACATTCAAAAAATTCGTCGCCAGGGAAATCACCCCCAATGTCCCCCAGTGGGAGGCGGATCGGGCCGTCCCCAGATCGCTATGGTCCAAGATGGGGGAACAGGGATTCCTCTGCCCCTGGCTTCCGGAAGAGTATGGCGGCCTGGGTCTCGGGTTTGAATATTCGGTTATCATCAACGAAGAATTGATCCGGGGAGACGGGTTTGGTGTGGGCGTCCCCCTCCACAGCGACGTGGTCACCCCCTATATTTATTCCTATGCCCGGCCTGAGATAAAGGAAAGGTGGCTTCCGGGTTGCGCAACGGGCGAGGTCATCACCGCCGTCGGGTTCACCGAGCCCAACGCCGGGTCTGATCTGGCCGCCATACGAACCAAGGGGGTACGGAAGGGCGATTCATACGCTATCAGCGGCCAGAAGACATTTATTACCAACGGGGCTTTCGCAGATCTGATTGTGGTGGCCGTAAAGACCGATTCCGATGCCGGCTACAGGGGGATCAGCCTGATCCTGGTGGACAAGGATGCCCCCGGCTTTTCGCGTGGACGCAAGCTGGAAAAGATGGGGTATCATATGCAGGATACGTCCGAACTCTTCTTTGATGATTGCCGCGTCCCTGCATCCCATCTCCTGGGCGAGGTAGGCTCAGGGTTTAAATACATGATGGAAAAGCTCCAGCAGGAGAGGCTTGAGGTATGCATCAAATGTCAGGTCAATGCGGAGGAGGCATTAAAGGAGGCCATTGATTATGCCAAGGTCCGTGAGGCCTTTGGCCGGCGCATCGGAGATCATCAGCAGATTGCCTTCAAGCTGGCTGAGATGGCCACTGAAGTGGAACTGGGCCGGACCTTTCTGGATCGTCTCATCGAAGACCATATCCGCGGAAAAAATATTGTTCAGAGGGTTTCCATGGCCAAATACTGGCTTGGGGAGATGGTTAACCGTATTGCCTATCAGGCGGTTCAGATACATGGGGGGTACGGCTACATGGAAGAATACCGTATCTGTCGCATATACCGGGACGTCAGGGCCTTATCCATTTTTGCCGGGACCAGCGAAATCATGAAGCTGATCATCAGCCGCAATCTGGGCCTGAAAGCCTGA
- a CDS encoding glycosyltransferase family 39 protein — protein sequence MQEAKEPCAGKTLLVIFLLALALLALAGQSSLWDRDEPLFARTACEMLQSGDWRLPAVNGGVRPQKPPLAFWAMAGSMALFGINALAARLPAVISLAATGWLVFLMGRLLFSPMVGFWACVMLMSSAMSMFLGSAAMVDGPLLAFISLAMYAHLKGLHQPKRWYVYWPVLATALGCAELTKHPVGMATAAPAMLCSTWLLRKDMKIPRTYWLGLFLAFLVGYGFHQAWYIPVRNMAPGFGEEMYGRQIFDRIFTAMEGHGVESLLGYLLLLPFYAPILLVGFAPWSTFLPAGISAFVHRHIGSRPARIFVISWILPILALFTLAVTKLPHYIFPIFPPVALIVAGLLEAWRKGQLNQKDRYWLRFGAWLYAPLVSGFGAALCVASVLMGEGIWRFVGVLPGLLIVPSCIYGFRLIRAEKLQKAAWSFLMGTPLLLLTAAMLTLPAIEPIIKISPVLAETIRAKRSTDEPVAMCGYMEPSFIFYMDLPATQSIAALKPDPEALHAWAIGPGAGWLVVYDSLWKKMIDRFGPAERVRSLMIVPVLNPNDRAREDHVRVVHRLPRLNSPINRPL from the coding sequence ATGCAAGAAGCAAAGGAACCCTGTGCCGGCAAGACGTTGCTGGTCATTTTTTTGCTGGCCCTGGCCCTTCTTGCACTTGCCGGTCAATCAAGCCTTTGGGATCGGGACGAACCGCTTTTTGCACGAACGGCCTGTGAAATGCTTCAATCGGGGGATTGGCGCTTACCTGCCGTAAACGGCGGGGTTCGTCCTCAAAAACCCCCCCTTGCCTTCTGGGCCATGGCCGGCAGCATGGCCCTGTTCGGCATAAACGCCTTGGCCGCGCGGTTGCCCGCGGTTATTTCACTGGCGGCAACAGGATGGCTGGTATTCCTGATGGGAAGACTCCTCTTTTCTCCCATGGTCGGTTTCTGGGCCTGCGTGATGCTCATGAGTTCCGCCATGTCCATGTTTCTGGGGAGCGCAGCCATGGTCGACGGTCCCCTTCTGGCCTTTATTAGTCTGGCCATGTACGCCCATCTCAAGGGACTTCACCAGCCAAAACGATGGTATGTGTACTGGCCGGTTTTGGCGACGGCCCTGGGGTGCGCCGAACTGACCAAACATCCGGTAGGCATGGCAACCGCAGCGCCGGCCATGCTCTGCAGCACCTGGCTGCTGCGTAAGGATATGAAAATCCCAAGGACTTACTGGCTGGGCCTTTTTCTCGCTTTTCTGGTGGGGTATGGTTTTCACCAGGCATGGTATATTCCGGTCCGTAACATGGCGCCCGGATTTGGGGAGGAAATGTATGGCCGCCAGATTTTTGATCGCATCTTTACAGCGATGGAAGGTCATGGGGTCGAAAGTCTGTTAGGCTACCTGCTCCTACTCCCTTTTTATGCCCCCATTCTATTGGTTGGGTTCGCCCCCTGGTCTACATTTCTTCCTGCCGGAATATCGGCATTTGTCCATCGCCATATAGGAAGTCGACCCGCCAGGATTTTCGTTATTTCATGGATTTTGCCCATTTTGGCGCTTTTCACCCTGGCTGTCACAAAACTGCCTCATTACATATTCCCGATATTTCCTCCAGTAGCGCTAATAGTGGCGGGGCTACTGGAGGCCTGGCGGAAAGGTCAGCTAAACCAAAAGGACCGTTATTGGCTGAGGTTCGGGGCCTGGCTTTACGCCCCGCTTGTGTCTGGTTTTGGAGCAGCCCTTTGTGTGGCGTCCGTTCTGATGGGAGAGGGGATATGGCGGTTTGTGGGGGTTCTCCCGGGTTTGCTGATTGTGCCATCCTGCATATATGGATTTCGCCTGATTCGGGCGGAAAAACTGCAAAAAGCCGCGTGGTCTTTCCTCATGGGAACTCCTCTGCTTTTGTTGACAGCGGCCATGCTGACCCTGCCGGCTATCGAACCGATAATCAAGATCTCGCCGGTATTGGCCGAAACCATTCGGGCCAAGCGCTCGACGGATGAACCGGTTGCCATGTGCGGATACATGGAACCCAGCTTCATTTTCTATATGGATCTTCCTGCGACCCAGTCAATTGCCGCGCTCAAGCCGGATCCCGAGGCCCTGCATGCCTGGGCTATAGGGCCTGGCGCGGGGTGGTTGGTGGTATACGATTCGCTCTGGAAAAAGATGATTGACCGCTTCGGCCCCGCTGAAAGGGTCCGAAGCCTGATGATTGTGCCGGTACTCAATCCCAATGACAGGGCCAGGGAGGACCACGTGCGGGTGGTTCACCGGCTGCCCCGACTGAACTCACCTATCAACCGGCCTCTTTAG
- a CDS encoding exosortase/archaeosortase family protein, translating to MNKESIRWVILFMALMAGFYWIDQSQWFQEILLDRLAHGITTVTIRALSFFGAHLKQAGSTVITGAGRIEVARSCTGSFVFMMFAAAVIPFPSPWKWRVKGLFFGLAALMVLNLFRTFMIVLVGSRFPNAIQTFHVIIGQIIVIAGMTTVFLWWAKHPRQAPQISFFSNNRQIFRAVVLFCVGYLCGFWLYRAFLESPAGLFVKHMVEVHTFRILSLLNETFLQGRLSQISAAPVKLVDGCLSSPMVVLFLAVVVAWPTRWWKRALIILTGFIPFFYGYHLLRAILVSLSLGIQSKEVNFAYNFYGQLILVIALFAWAAYLWCFRYKSISCRKFLTLLVPSSLLGLSLALGLGWLMRCFLIPFLTMQISGTPLLSHDPEQMVSLMLDLQVFIWVSLIGSTPGLSLARKCWFALSGITAAFLLLVVAVLLIEIFHLSPHKGMFKLAVVLLPFAAYYISFLYRRDTGNDTAGDT from the coding sequence ATGAATAAAGAGAGCATCCGATGGGTTATTTTATTCATGGCGTTGATGGCCGGATTCTACTGGATCGACCAGAGCCAGTGGTTTCAGGAGATCTTATTGGACAGGCTCGCCCATGGGATCACGACCGTCACTATCCGGGCGCTGTCATTTTTCGGCGCCCATCTGAAGCAGGCGGGTTCGACGGTAATCACCGGAGCAGGCAGAATTGAGGTGGCCAGATCGTGCACAGGGAGTTTTGTCTTCATGATGTTTGCAGCCGCCGTCATCCCCTTTCCATCCCCATGGAAGTGGCGGGTTAAAGGTCTTTTCTTCGGCCTGGCTGCGCTTATGGTCCTGAACCTGTTTCGAACCTTCATGATCGTGCTGGTGGGGTCCCGGTTCCCTAACGCCATACAGACCTTTCACGTCATTATCGGCCAGATCATTGTGATTGCGGGGATGACAACGGTCTTCCTGTGGTGGGCAAAGCACCCCCGGCAAGCTCCGCAGATCTCATTTTTCAGCAATAACAGACAGATCTTCCGTGCGGTAGTCCTCTTTTGCGTCGGCTACCTGTGTGGATTCTGGCTCTACCGGGCATTCCTCGAAAGCCCGGCCGGCCTTTTTGTCAAACATATGGTTGAGGTCCATACCTTCCGGATTCTCTCGCTCCTGAACGAGACCTTTCTGCAGGGCCGCCTGTCACAGATTTCCGCCGCCCCGGTCAAACTCGTAGACGGCTGTCTATCGAGCCCGATGGTGGTGCTTTTTTTGGCCGTTGTCGTGGCCTGGCCGACCCGATGGTGGAAACGCGCCCTCATTATTCTCACTGGATTTATCCCCTTCTTCTATGGGTACCACTTGCTCCGGGCGATCCTGGTCTCTCTCAGCCTCGGCATCCAGTCAAAAGAGGTCAACTTCGCCTATAATTTTTATGGCCAGCTAATCCTTGTCATCGCCCTTTTCGCCTGGGCAGCCTACCTGTGGTGTTTCAGGTATAAATCGATTTCGTGCCGCAAATTCCTCACGCTTCTTGTGCCAAGTAGTCTCCTTGGCCTGTCACTCGCCCTGGGACTGGGGTGGCTGATGCGTTGTTTTTTGATCCCCTTTCTGACCATGCAGATTTCAGGCACACCGCTTCTCTCCCACGATCCGGAACAGATGGTCAGCCTCATGTTGGATCTCCAGGTTTTTATCTGGGTATCCCTGATCGGATCCACGCCAGGCCTTTCCCTGGCCAGAAAATGCTGGTTCGCCCTGTCGGGCATAACGGCCGCCTTCCTGCTTCTGGTGGTCGCCGTCCTGCTTATCGAGATTTTTCATTTATCGCCTCACAAGGGCATGTTCAAACTGGCGGTCGTTCTACTGCCGTTTGCGGCCTATTATATCTCCTTTCTATATCGCAGAGACACGGGTAACGATACGGCAGGCGACACGTGA
- a CDS encoding CGGC domain-containing protein, whose protein sequence is MKKVAVVGCGAYMDSGYGCPGEWRCLKAAGLGEGKFDEPSMVTAFVKCECPGRTLVSNLGMAMKLSEIKPDAIYLSSCLANAKPGCPYGTAEEFARMLKNATGIDVVLGTHDYH, encoded by the coding sequence GTGAAAAAGGTAGCGGTTGTCGGTTGCGGCGCTTACATGGACAGCGGATATGGGTGCCCCGGGGAGTGGCGATGTCTGAAGGCGGCCGGCCTCGGGGAGGGGAAGTTCGACGAACCGTCCATGGTGACGGCATTTGTCAAATGCGAATGCCCGGGAAGGACCCTCGTTTCCAATCTGGGCATGGCCATGAAGCTCTCCGAGATCAAGCCCGATGCGATTTACCTCAGTTCATGCCTCGCCAATGCCAAGCCCGGGTGTCCCTACGGCACAGCAGAGGAATTCGCCCGGATGCTGAAGAACGCTACGGGCATCGATGTGGTTTTAGGGACCCACGACTATCACTGA
- a CDS encoding TRAP transporter substrate-binding protein, with product MQARRWVVLFCLASALCLFFAPLGNAASDKPIEISYANFFPPTHTQSQLPESWCKEVEKRTNGKVKITYYPGGTLLTAPKIFNGIVDGIADMGTSVLGYSRGMFPAMEAIDLPNGYPNGVVATRVINDFYNEFKPKPFKRVKVMYFHAHGPGILHSKKPVRTLEEIKGMKVRSYGFNAKMTSALGAVPVALPQSGVYEALQKGVADATFGPSEVLKGWKQGEVVKATTLCYSVGYTAGFFVVMNLEKWNSLPKDVQKVIEEVNKEWVVKYGPAWDKSDEAGLEFAKSLGNEIIPLSDEESAKWAEAVRPVLDDYVKDADKKGLPGKKYVDFIHDRIQAYSK from the coding sequence ATGCAAGCGAGAAGATGGGTCGTCCTTTTTTGTTTAGCGTCGGCGTTGTGCCTCTTTTTTGCCCCTCTTGGGAATGCAGCCTCAGACAAACCGATCGAGATCAGCTACGCAAATTTTTTCCCACCCACCCACACCCAGTCCCAGTTGCCTGAAAGCTGGTGCAAAGAGGTGGAAAAACGCACCAACGGCAAGGTAAAGATCACCTATTATCCCGGTGGAACCCTCTTGACCGCCCCCAAAATCTTCAATGGCATCGTTGACGGGATCGCTGATATGGGGACTTCCGTATTGGGATACAGTCGCGGCATGTTCCCCGCCATGGAGGCAATCGATCTTCCCAACGGATATCCCAACGGCGTGGTCGCCACCCGGGTGATCAACGATTTCTACAATGAGTTCAAGCCGAAACCTTTTAAAAGAGTAAAGGTGATGTATTTTCACGCCCACGGGCCGGGCATCCTGCACAGCAAAAAGCCGGTGCGGACGCTCGAAGAGATCAAGGGGATGAAAGTGCGGTCTTACGGATTTAACGCCAAGATGACATCCGCCCTGGGCGCTGTGCCCGTGGCCCTGCCCCAATCCGGTGTTTACGAGGCCCTCCAGAAGGGCGTCGCCGACGCAACATTCGGACCCTCAGAGGTGCTGAAGGGATGGAAGCAGGGAGAGGTGGTCAAGGCCACCACGCTCTGTTACAGCGTTGGATACACTGCAGGGTTTTTTGTGGTCATGAACCTTGAAAAGTGGAACTCGCTTCCAAAAGACGTCCAGAAGGTGATTGAAGAAGTAAACAAGGAATGGGTGGTCAAATACGGACCTGCCTGGGATAAGAGCGATGAAGCGGGTCTGGAATTTGCCAAGAGCCTGGGCAATGAAATTATCCCCCTCTCCGATGAAGAGAGCGCCAAATGGGCCGAGGCGGTGAGGCCTGTTCTGGATGATTATGTCAAGGATGCCGATAAAAAGGGGTTGCCGGGAAAGAAATACGTGGATTTCATACACGACCGGATTCAAGCATATAGTAAATAA
- a CDS encoding MoxR family ATPase: protein MFHKIYDKIPFFARSRHMNSESSASWKFSGASKYVLDEELAKIVNISMALEMPLLLKGEPGTGKTMLAHAISEALNMKLIVLNVKSSMKLVEALYQYDTLTRLNDSRFGDSNRNVSNIEDYIKMGKIGQSFVAEDRVVLLIDEIDKADTDFQDDMLDVLDQMEFDIIEIDKTVTAKRRPVIIITSNAKKDLSDPFLGRCNFHHIAFPEPDMMREILNVHFPDISKDLLESSIRAFYKVRDFRGIEKKPATRELINWIRALQADPDFNVKELIKGDLPYLGVLFKKSPDYAVARNAATRMRI, encoded by the coding sequence ATGTTTCATAAGATCTATGATAAAATTCCATTTTTTGCAAGGAGCAGACATATGAATTCAGAAAGCAGTGCAAGTTGGAAGTTCAGCGGCGCTTCCAAGTATGTCCTCGACGAAGAACTGGCCAAGATCGTCAATATCTCGATGGCCCTGGAAATGCCCCTCCTCCTGAAGGGGGAGCCGGGAACGGGCAAGACCATGTTGGCCCATGCGATTTCAGAGGCATTGAATATGAAGCTGATTGTCCTGAATGTCAAATCGAGCATGAAGCTGGTAGAGGCCCTGTACCAGTATGATACCCTCACCCGGCTCAATGACAGTCGCTTCGGCGATTCAAACAGAAATGTCAGCAATATTGAAGACTATATCAAGATGGGGAAGATCGGCCAGTCCTTCGTAGCAGAGGACCGGGTGGTGCTCCTGATCGACGAGATCGATAAAGCCGATACGGACTTTCAGGACGACATGCTGGACGTCCTGGATCAGATGGAATTTGACATCATAGAAATCGACAAGACCGTCACCGCCAAGAGACGGCCGGTGATCATCATCACATCCAATGCCAAGAAGGACCTGTCTGACCCCTTTCTGGGACGCTGCAATTTCCACCATATCGCCTTCCCGGAGCCTGATATGATGCGGGAGATCCTCAATGTCCATTTCCCCGATATCAGCAAAGACCTCCTGGAGAGTTCGATTCGGGCCTTTTACAAGGTGAGGGATTTCAGGGGCATTGAGAAAAAGCCGGCCACCCGGGAGTTGATCAACTGGATCCGCGCGCTTCAGGCCGATCCGGATTTCAACGTGAAGGAACTTATCAAGGGAGACCTCCCTTATCTGGGCGTGCTGTTCAAAAAGAGCCCTGACTATGCGGTGGCACGAAACGCGGCGACGCGAATGAGGATATGA
- a CDS encoding TRAP transporter large permease gives MSVTAIGIIGILVLIVFLFTNMPVGFVMGIIGFLGFSYIKGVGPGLSIMAKDFFEIFSSYGLTVVPLFVFMGQLSFYSGISRRLYDSAYVLFGSRKGGLAMATVGACAGFSAISGSTNATAATMATVTLPEMKRYGYDMGLATGTVAAAGSLGILIPPSVIFIVYGILTEQSIGKLFAAGILPGILLSFLFLLVIYLRVLHNPALAPPGPKTSFREKIRSFAGVVETFIIFGMVMGGIFFGIFTPTEAAAAGAFLTLVLALVRKQLSWQGFLKSIADTTRISCMVMVIVAGATIFGHFMAVTRVPFDISNWVSSLPLPGFAIMMVVIVIYLIGGFFMDAFALIMLTIPIFFPVSQALGYDPIWFGVVIVLITEMGVITPPVGINVYVVHGVAKDVPLDVIFKGVLPMLLALLVCNALLIIFPQIALYLPGLMR, from the coding sequence ATGAGCGTAACGGCGATCGGCATCATCGGAATCCTTGTCCTTATTGTCTTTCTCTTTACCAACATGCCCGTCGGGTTCGTGATGGGGATCATCGGTTTTCTTGGATTCAGCTATATTAAGGGGGTGGGGCCGGGGTTGAGCATTATGGCCAAGGATTTCTTTGAAATCTTTTCCTCTTACGGATTAACCGTTGTCCCCTTATTTGTGTTCATGGGTCAGCTTTCCTTTTACTCCGGCATCAGCCGGCGTCTTTATGACTCGGCCTATGTGCTGTTTGGGAGTCGAAAAGGCGGCCTTGCCATGGCCACGGTAGGCGCCTGTGCAGGATTTTCAGCGATTTCCGGATCCACCAATGCCACGGCCGCCACCATGGCCACGGTCACTCTCCCGGAGATGAAACGATACGGGTATGACATGGGGCTGGCCACCGGCACGGTCGCCGCTGCAGGGAGCCTGGGAATACTGATTCCCCCCAGCGTCATCTTCATTGTCTACGGGATATTGACAGAGCAATCCATCGGGAAGCTCTTTGCCGCCGGAATTCTTCCCGGGATACTCCTTTCCTTCTTATTCCTCCTGGTTATCTATCTGCGAGTGCTTCATAACCCGGCCCTGGCCCCCCCCGGCCCCAAGACCAGTTTCAGAGAAAAGATAAGATCCTTTGCAGGTGTTGTGGAAACCTTCATCATCTTCGGCATGGTCATGGGCGGCATCTTCTTCGGCATCTTCACCCCTACAGAGGCGGCAGCCGCGGGCGCGTTCCTGACCCTCGTATTGGCCCTTGTCAGAAAGCAGCTTTCATGGCAGGGGTTTCTCAAGTCGATCGCAGATACCACCCGGATAAGCTGTATGGTGATGGTGATTGTGGCCGGCGCCACGATTTTCGGTCATTTTATGGCCGTCACCCGCGTGCCCTTTGACATTTCCAATTGGGTAAGCAGTCTTCCCCTGCCCGGCTTTGCCATCATGATGGTGGTCATCGTCATCTATCTCATCGGCGGGTTTTTCATGGACGCCTTTGCCCTGATCATGTTGACCATCCCCATCTTCTTCCCGGTGTCTCAGGCCCTTGGGTACGATCCCATCTGGTTCGGCGTGGTCATCGTTCTGATCACCGAGATGGGCGTTATAACGCCGCCCGTGGGAATCAATGTCTATGTGGTTCACGGGGTGGCGAAAGATGTGCCCCTGGACGTGATATTCAAGGGGGTGCTTCCCATGCTTCTGGCATTACTCGTCTGCAATGCGTTGCTCATCATCTTCCCCCAGATCGCCCTCTATTTGCCGGGCCTGATGCGGTAG
- the yhbY gene encoding ribosome assembly RNA-binding protein YhbY has product MKKLEGFQRKYLRGMAHGLKPVVFIGQKGLTPEVLSSAQNALERHELIKVKFNDFKEKDQKTEISLGIEKETGAENVGMIGHTVVFYRPQEDPENRKIVLPQRSE; this is encoded by the coding sequence ATGAAAAAATTAGAGGGGTTTCAGCGGAAATACCTGCGGGGGATGGCGCACGGCCTGAAACCGGTGGTTTTTATCGGCCAGAAAGGCCTGACGCCTGAAGTCCTGTCGTCGGCCCAAAACGCCTTGGAAAGACACGAACTCATTAAGGTAAAGTTCAACGATTTCAAGGAAAAGGATCAAAAGACAGAAATCTCCCTTGGAATCGAAAAAGAGACAGGCGCGGAGAACGTCGGCATGATCGGACACACGGTGGTCTTCTACCGTCCGCAGGAGGACCCGGAAAACCGGAAGATCGTGCTGCCGCAACGAAGTGAATAA
- a CDS encoding NAD(P)H-dependent oxidoreductase has translation MCNILIIYHSQSGHTRQMAEAVAAGASAIEGVTVTLRQAVEAGIDDLLNCDGLAIGSPEYFGYMAGMIKDFFDRTYEKTRDRKEIFKKPYVVFVSAGNDGTGAVNHIERICIGYRFKKVYDPVVARGEIDGEILIQCDELGKTIAAGCKEGIY, from the coding sequence ATGTGCAATATCCTGATTATCTATCACTCCCAATCCGGACATACCCGGCAGATGGCCGAGGCCGTGGCCGCCGGGGCCAGCGCCATTGAAGGGGTTACGGTCACCCTCAGGCAGGCGGTCGAGGCCGGCATCGACGATCTCCTCAACTGTGACGGTCTGGCCATCGGTTCGCCCGAGTACTTCGGGTATATGGCCGGGATGATCAAGGATTTTTTTGACCGGACCTATGAAAAGACCCGGGACAGAAAAGAGATCTTCAAGAAGCCCTATGTCGTCTTTGTGAGTGCAGGCAATGACGGGACCGGGGCCGTGAACCATATCGAGCGGATCTGCATCGGGTACCGGTTCAAGAAGGTATACGATCCGGTGGTGGCCAGGGGGGAGATAGACGGAGAGATCCTCATTCAGTGTGACGAGCTGGGAAAGACGATTGCGGCCGGATGTAAGGAGGGGATCTATTAA